The Ipomoea triloba cultivar NCNSP0323 chromosome 13, ASM357664v1 genomic interval ATTACACACAAGTAACAAGTGGGAGGCAGTAaacaatttttagttttaaGATCGGCAGTCGCGATGATGGTGGTGAGAATGAGGAGGGAGAGAGTAGCGGTTTAGGTTTGAATGAGTCAACAATGAAACAAGccatcaaattatttttatttaaattctatGTCATCATTATAGAAGGGTTACCTAATAGAAATCTGAAGAAAATGTTAAGAGGAcgaacataattttaaaaataaatgtgaccaattagattttattttaaaacaagGGGTTAATTGAGCACTTGGAATAGTAAATGAAGCTATTTGATATTTTTGCCTTTTTGATTTAATGGTCAAACTGTATCAAGTGTGCAAATTCTATGACCTATTTGATGGTTTTTCTAATTTGAATTAGTACCAACTCCGTACACTGCTCTTACAAAACAATAATTGAGAGTCAGATTTACCGTCTGCAGTTTACGGCTGCCACCCCAATTTAGTAGTGTGTACTGTTCCACATCAACTTCTAACTTAATGAATTCaaaagagagggaaaaaaaagtGCATTTTGTGGGCCAAACAGCATGCATAAATAATTGAGATGTCCTTTCAGATCTGTTGCATCCTAGCTGCCTATACATAAAGGCCAAACTCAACATTTTTCATAAGCCTTTCGGCCTTAATCATCAGCTCAGCTcccaattaattcaaaattgttCGGTCTGCTTTCCAGCCAAAACTTTGATGGATCTTTCATTTCCCAAAAAATATCTGACTCAATAATTTTACGTACTGTTTAATTATCTTGATTGATATACGTACGGTCAATAATCTATCTCTTCTCTGAATTAATTGAGTCTATGGTCTCTAGCTTGGTGGGATAGAAATTAAATGGAAGGCAAGGCAGCAGCGAGAGCTTGCGATTATTGTATTGGTAAGAGGGCACGATGGTACTGTGCGGCGGATGACGCTTTCCTGTGCCAGGCCTGTGATTCCTCGGTGCACTCTGCCAACCCTTTGGCCCGAAGGCACGGCAGAGTTGAGCTCAAGACTTTGTCGATCAACGCGGCGGCGGCAGCGGCAGCGAATATAGAGCCGTCGTGGCACCGAGGGTTCACCCGAAAGCCTCGTACACCTCGCCACGGAaggtacaataataataataataataataataataattcaaaaccTAAGACGACCGACGCGCCATCGCCAGTAGTTCATGACGTTGCCAAAACCCCTCTCCACCTCAGCATCGTCCCGGTCCCGGAGATGTGCAGCGACGAGAATTATTCCCATGACGACGAGAAGGAGGACAACCTACTCTTGTACCGCGTCCCCATTTTCGACCCGTTCATGACGGATATCTGCACCACACTCAACTCCAGCAATATTACGGATGATGCAGCCTTTAACGAATCCAAGGTAatacatactatatattaattatatcttGATGATGTGAAATtcaaagtttaattaattagttataaatAAAACTGGGATGGGATGCTGCTGCAGTGTGCAGGAGGAGGACACAGAAAGACTAGTACTGCTACTACTATGCCGCCTACGActgaaatggaaatggaaatggaaatggagCTTGCGGAGTTTGCAGCTGACGTAGAGAGCTTGCTAGGAAAAGGGCTAGATGATGAAGAGGAGTCGTTTGACATGGAAGGATTGGGGTTTTTAGGGGGTAATGGTAAGAACGTCCTCGTCGTCGAAGAGAAAGCGTCAACCATGATGGAGTTTAGCCGCCGCCATGAGAAAGTAGTAGTGAAGGttgaaggaggagaagaagaggaCGCACCCGCATGCGTAGCTGAAGCTGATGATGATATTTTCATGGCGGCTAATGCTAATCATCACTAcactagtagtagtagtagtttaTGTTTTGATACCCTTGAGCTAAAGTTTGATTACGATAATGATTATTCaccaaataatgaaaaagaacAAGTATCAACCGGCCTGGACAAGGAGATAAAGAAGACGATTTTGTTGAATCTTGATTATGAAGGTGTTATTTTGGCTTGGTCTGACCAGAGGTGTCCTTGGACTACTGGCCAACGCCCGGAGTTGAACTCCCATCACGGCTGGCCTGATTGCATCATGGTACGTACTCCCATCCATCTACAACTTAtatattcttgattaattaaaacaaaaattgtaCGTAAATtcatctatttaatttaatttaattagcaaCGGGGATGTGGAAGTGGAACAATCCATGCCGCCGCATACGACGGAGTCGGAGACATGGGAATTACGTTGGGACAAGCCGCAATAGCAGACGACGTAGGGAGAGAAGCAAGGGTATCCAGGTACAGAGAGA includes:
- the LOC116001690 gene encoding zinc finger protein CONSTANS-LIKE 16-like; this translates as MEGKAAARACDYCIGKRARWYCAADDAFLCQACDSSVHSANPLARRHGRVELKTLSINAAAAAAANIEPSWHRGFTRKPRTPRHGRYNNNNNNNNNNSKPKTTDAPSPVVHDVAKTPLHLSIVPVPEMCSDENYSHDDEKEDNLLLYRVPIFDPFMTDICTTLNSSNITDDAAFNESKCAGGGHRKTSTATTMPPTTEMEMEMEMELAEFAADVESLLGKGLDDEEESFDMEGLGFLGGNGKNVLVVEEKASTMMEFSRRHEKVVVKVEGGEEEDAPACVAEADDDIFMAANANHHYTSSSSSLCFDTLELKFDYDNDYSPNNEKEQVSTGLDKEIKKTILLNLDYEGVILAWSDQRCPWTTGQRPELNSHHGWPDCIMQRGCGSGTIHAAAYDGVGDMGITLGQAAIADDVGREARVSRYREKRRTRLFSKKIRYEVRKLNAEKRPRMKGRFVKRANFPLLDQQIK